The genome window GTTCAACAAGGGGAACGATATCTTCTTTTCTTTCGCGCAGGGCTGGCAGATGGATGGGAAAGGTATTTATTCTAAAGAATAAGTCTTTTCTAAATAAGCCCTTGTTTACCATTTCTTCAAGATTTTCATTTGTTGCCACTATTATTCGCACATCTACCATAATATCTTTTTTGCCACCTAATTTTCTGAATCTCTTTTCTTCAATAACCTTCAACAATTTACCCTGAAGCAGCATTGGCATACTGCTGATTTCGTCGAGAAATAATGTTCCGCTATGGGCAAGTTCAACCAAGCCTTCTTTTCTTCTCCGGGCATCGGTGAATGCACCGGGTTCATAACCAAATAACTCAGATTCAAGAAGATTTTCAGGTATGGTTGTGCAATCAATATCTACAAATGGTCCATCATTGCGATTACTTATCTGATGGATATAAAGGGCGAGAAGTCCTTTCCCGGTTCCGCTTTCACCTTCTAACAAAACAGTTGAGTTTGTTTTAGCCACCTCTTTCACCTGACTCAGAATTTCATCCATCTTTTTTGATTTGTATATTAAAGGTGTTAATTTTCCCCTTATCAAAACCTGCAGTTTATCACGATAAAGGTCGCGCTCTTTCTTTATTGTAAGATTTTGTTGAATCTGTTTTACAATGATCCGCAATTCCTGGGCGTCGAGCGGTTTCAAGAGATA of candidate division WOR-3 bacterium contains these proteins:
- a CDS encoding sigma-54 dependent transcriptional regulator — translated: MYPILVIDDDESVRNFLLALFEEENYTVFSAVNGEQAWKLFTQNSPMVVILDQRLPDIKGIDLLKKMKEYDPDANVIIITGYGEIKDAVKAMEIGAINYLLKPLDAQELRIIVKQIQQNLTIKKERDLYRDKLQVLIRGKLTPLIYKSKKMDEILSQVKEVAKTNSTVLLEGESGTGKGLLALYIHQISNRNDGPFVDIDCTTIPENLLESELFGYEPGAFTDARRRKEGLVELAHSGTLFLDEISSMPMLLQGKLLKVIEEKRFRKLGGKKDIMVDVRIIVATNENLEEMVNKGLFRKDLFFRINTFPIHLPALRERKEDIVPLVEHFLREIAKEYHKDIQGITEEAMEILKNYEWPGNIRELRNTIEKAIIITRDKFIKPEDITLKFIEPPKIEQSSTLNYNEAINKLESELVKKALSQTQGNQTRAAELIGVSRNFLIRLMKKHNINPFEFKV